The DNA region TACCACCGGATCGATTCCGTGGACTCGAGCGCCTCCTCGTAGGGCTCGTGGTCGGCCTCGGCGTAGAAGAGTTCGTACTCGAGGCCGTCCTGGCGGGCGTCGACGTTCCAGGCCTGGAGTTCCTCGTAGCGAACGGCGTCGCCGTCCCTGATGAATCGCTGCATCGGGTGGAGCATCCAGTCGGGTTGGGAGAGTTCCACGGAGAGCGACTTCACGGTTCGTTCGTCTCGAGTGGTCGAGTGGATATAAACACACTAGTCAATTCGTGATAATGCCGATCGAATCCGCGGCGCAACTGACCACCATGGTCGATTGGATTCCGCTCGACACACCGGAACGACTCGCGTTCGTCGTCGCCGCGAGTGCGTTATCGCTCAATTTCGTCGGCGTGTTCGCGACGATTGCGGGTCGCGCCGACTACTGGCCGCCCGGCGAGCGCGACTGGCGGTTTTACGCCCAGTGGACGCTCGCGCAGACGTTTTCCGTATTTCTGCTCGCGGTAGCCGTCCTCGATTGGAACAGCCTGGACCTCCCGCGAACGCCGACGCTCGTCGCCGGCCTCGTGCTCTTCGTCCCTGGCTTCGTCGCCGCACTCGCCGCTGGACGCGATCTGGGAAGCGAGGAGACCGTCGGTCTGACCGGCGAGTTGCGAACCGGCGGCTGGTACCGCTACTCGAGGAACCCGCAGTACGTCGCCTACCTCGTCGCTACGGTCGGATTCGCGCTGCTGGCGAACTCCGCGCTCGTGTCGGCGCTCTGCGCCCTGTACGTCTCCTGGTGGCTCCTCCTGCCGCTGGCCGAGGAGCCGTGGCTCCGCGAGCAGTACGGCGAGGCCTACGAACGGTACGCCGCCTCGACGCCACGCTTCGTCGGCGTTCGAACGTTTCGGCGGCTCTCGAGCGACCGACGTGGTTCGGACTCGGCGACCTGATGGGGCTCGAACCGGAAGACCGGTTCACCCGTTTG from Natronosalvus rutilus includes:
- a CDS encoding methyltransferase family protein gives rise to the protein MVDWIPLDTPERLAFVVAASALSLNFVGVFATIAGRADYWPPGERDWRFYAQWTLAQTFSVFLLAVAVLDWNSLDLPRTPTLVAGLVLFVPGFVAALAAGRDLGSEETVGLTGELRTGGWYRYSRNPQYVAYLVATVGFALLANSALVSALCALYVSWWLLLPLAEEPWLREQYGEAYERYAASTPRFVGVRTFRRLSSDRRGSDSAT